The genome window TAATAGCTTAATTTCTACGAAGTTTTATAGTTTATCCTTTTCATTCGTGAGTGTGCTTTTTTTATCTTCTGAAATTTATCCAGTGCGAGCAAGGTCGGTAGAACCGTATTGTCCATGGCCTTTAAATAGATTGTTATTCTCACTTTGTTCTGTTATGTTTCTTCACCTTTATGTCGTTATATGTGACATGAAAAGCATTCACGTTGACCCTATTCTGATGGACTTGTGGACCAGCACCCATCTTTGTGTGTGTCAGTCGTTTCAGCTTGGTTCATTAAGCTTTTCTGTATGGGGATTCATTCTTATTCGGAGCTGGAGCATCAGAATATATGTGCTCCTTCTAAAACTTCCACTTGAAGATAAATGGAAAGCAGTAATTTGGACACTTACTCTCGTGCGGTTTTTACAGGTACTTATTAGAAATTAATTTTCGGTTTTAGGTGACTGAATGATGCAGTTTAGGTTGATTTTACTTGAGCAAAAGAAAATTCAGAATAACATCATAACAAAGGTATATATGATTATTACGTTTAAAATTCTCAGTGCTTCTTTTCGCTGTCTATAATCCGGATGCAAATTTTCTATCTTGAAAATGGATTTGGCTGCTTTATATATGAAAGGAATCTGCTAGGTTGATTTGAGGTGATGTATACAACTGGCAATATGGTATACTGCCAGTTCCCTTGCTTAGATAGCTTCTCAATAATGGACCATTAGTACCTAGTAATCATTTAGTGTTTCCTTGTGAAAATCTTGGTTTTTATTTTAGGAAGAACAAGGTGGATGCTTCCTGATCATTCATCCTGCAGAACATGGATTGTCAGGAGAGTTATACAATGACATGTAGCTTGCATCTTTTGCTGTTTTTAATAATAGCTTCATATACATAGACTTTAACATTGAGATTAGAACAATATAATTTTTACTTGTACTTTTAGCATTCTTTGGTGCAGGTTCAGCCTTCTCCAACTACTGGAACCTTCAATATGTCCTCTGCCATGGATAAAACTATTTGTTCAGACACCTTATCTTCTCAAAGGCATGCTTCTGATGTCAGTGCATATGATGGAAGGAATCCTGAAGATTTTCAGTTCAAACCTCAAGTTGGAGCATCTTATAGTCTAGGCCTATCTTCATTAAGACCTATCATAATTTCCAATCTAGTTTTGAGTATATTGATGATTCATGATGGTGCTGTTTATTCTTTCGTCACTATTCTCACTGTATCCATATGTAAATAACTTCCTGTGAAATGTGAGTTGCAGTCTGAGATAGGTAACAATATGACCATGTTTTCTGGAGGCCACTCAGAGCAGGTAATtgcaaaataaaatcaaattttagcTTGACTGAAATAAAATATCCTCACAGCTTAAATAAATAGAAATACAGATATGTAAAAAGAGTAGGCAAATTGTTGGAATAAAATAGAAGAGATTAAGATACAATTTGCTTTCCAACTAGAGAATGCTTCAATTTGGTCTTTTGTTGCATCAACAAACACTCACCATTAAATAGCTCCTCCTAGTATGATCTGCTTAATGGGGTGATGCTGTTTTGTAGAATCAAGTTGATTCAGTCAGGGTCAGCAAATACCAATGTGTTTACGGAAAAGTTGAAAATTGTAACTCTAATCAAACCATTACTTTTACATCTACCAATATAGCCTGAGAATAAATGAATAAAACGGGAGTTTGGTAGTTGAATTATGCAAATACTAgactaatgagaaaattatttgaaCAGAATTCTAATTTTAATATCTTCTTTTTGACTTTTCCAAGCAAATAATGTGGCTTTGTCCAAGTACCAAAAATAATCAGGTTGGCTTATGGTCTATCAGGGATTCAGATCCATATTTTTCGTTCTACATTTTTGTTAAGAAGGTTCCTGGGTATGCTTAATTGACCTCTTCATGGAAACTGTTCCTTAGCCATCTTTTATGGAATCATTTATGGTTTTGAGGGTTTAATTGAAGAACTGTGATCTGTAACTCTGACCTGTGAATTTCCTACGTTGTAATATGCTGGTAATCGGTATGGATTTTGCATTTTCCAGATACCTTATTTTCTCATTGAAAGGACTAGCTTTAATCAATGCATATGAACCTGTCTACATTTTACTATGATTATTAGTCGCATTGCCTGTAGTATATTAAACAGTTTATTGCAGGTTTCTGCAGGCTTGATAAAAGAAGAGCATGAGCATTCTATGCAGAGTCAAAATCAATCTCAAGGTCAGAACCTGGTTGTGTCTGAAAATGAATCAATTCTATCAGAATCTGTTCCGAATTCAGCTATTGAAGTAACCAATTTGAGAGTTTATCTGCCAGCTGAAGCAGCTTCTGGTGAATTACAGCCGACAAAATGTTCAGTGCAAAACACACGGATGTTTCAGTCTGATCCAAGTGAACCTATATCATCCAAGTATACTTGAAAAATCTGCAGAAGATGGTTATAACTGGAGAAAGTATGGGCACAAGCATGCCAAAGGTAGTGAATATCCTCGGAGCTATTACAAATGCACACATCCTACTTGTGAAATGAAGGAACAAATGGAACGTTCTCATGATGGACTGGTCACTGGAATCATCTATAAAGGTCATCATGATCATCCTAAGCCCCAATCTAGTCGTCGTTTAGCAGCTGGTACAATGCTCTCCTGCCATGAAGAGGAAAAAACCGATAAATTGTCTTCTTTAATGAGTGTTGAAGGTAAGGGAGCCAATGAGTGGCTGAGTTCTACCATTTGACAGTTTTTACTTTATTCTTATTTTATACTGGAACCTTAAATTTCCAGATGAGTCAACAAATGCACCTGACCACACGTATCATCAGATTGATCCAAACAGTATTACTGAGTCTCCTTCAACTGGTGGAGGGCAATCCAATGATTGTGATGAGGTCGCTGTAGATGGTAATTTGGAGTCCAAATGCAGGTGCCCTCTTCTATTTCGTGATTAAGGTTGACATATAAGAGGCAATTGTATTAAGTAATTGCTtgatctggcaatacctctaaTCAGGAAAATGGAAATTTCTAACAACAATTCTGCTTTGATTGGCAAAACGGACCAGGAGCCTCGTGTTGTTGTGCAAACACTGAGTCAAGTTGATATCTTGGATGATGGGTATCGTTGGCGGAAGTATGGGCAGAAAATAGTTAAAGGGGATCCTAATCCAAGGTGAGGTTCATCTTGAAAACATAaattttgttttgtgtttttgACTACTGATAATACTTATTTTCTTATCTACATTTGTTTCACTTTGCAAGTGGCCCTTTGGCAATAGTTCAAGATAAAAAAGAAAGCTATTATAGTTGGCAACTTTGTGttcttttttctatttctttTGTATTTATCCAGTTTCCtgctgatttctttttttttttggtttatctAGCCCCTGCTAATCAGACATAAACCAAATTCACATAGTTGTTGTTAagaacatattatgattcttctgATCTATATGCTAATATGTTATATGCTATATATACCATAGTAGCATTTATCTAGATTGTCATTCGTATTAATGCTAGATCTTTACTTTTCAGGTTATATACACTAGTCACCTGGTACTTGAACAAGTCAATATGTTCTGTTCTTTGTTTTATGAAATTCTATCTTTTACCAATGTGTTTAACTTGTCCAGGACAAGTTGCTAGGATTGCTTTACTTCTAAAAGATCTCTAGAATTTTACCTCTATTTCTTATTGACTTATAGGAGTTACTATAAGCGCACCAATGCCAGCTGTCCTGTAAGAAAACATGTCAAGAGGGCATCACATGATCCGAAAGCAGTAATTACGACATACGATGGTAAGCATAATCATGCTGTACCAGCTGCAAAGACTATCAGCCACGAGGCATCTGCATCAGTGGTGACAGATGCTGATGGTTCTCTGAGCATCCATGCTTCAGCAGCTCTCACTGGTACAATGACTACGACACCCTTTTCTCACCCACTCACCCAAACGAAGAGCAACACGATCAGCCTTGACCTTGGTGTTGGCATCAGCACCAGTCAAAGCGATGTCACAAATGGAAATCAGCAGCTTTTGGGAACAGACCAGATTCATCAGCACCATCAAGCACAATTTGTTGGTTCCGGTAAGCTGGTGATTCAAGCAACTCCATTGTAAAAAATCTATGGAAGTTCACGCACTAGAATATCCTATACAACCCCAGGAAATTTATTGATGGGTCGATGAGGACTTCATGCAGTTCAAGATATCCTTATGTCTCATATCAGAACAAAGATCGGATGTTATTTACCGGTGAACCATTTTCCACGACATCTTTATTTGCCTCATGTGAGCCACATTGCTACATCCTGCAAGTATACGCCATTAGATCTTCCTCCAAGCATTAGTAAGCAGTTACATTTGTGGTCTGATCATGTAAGCCCATGATTCaatatgtattattattattattattattttctctcgAAGGCTGTTCATTGCAATCTTATTATGGACGTTCTTCTGATCTTGTTATTCCGAGTTGTATCTACTTCATAGGAACTCGATATCGGTTACTTTGTGCCAACCAGATTTTTGATGAAAATGGATTGTTGTCTGCATGCTTTTCAGAGATGGTTTGAacatataaatttcttctttcaAATTTACTGGGAACAAATGTTAGAGTTGAACTCTTAATCTCAAACCTTTGGGTGAGATGCCACAATCCCTAGCTTTTCCAAGCATCACAATTTGTCAAAGGCTTTCTCCAATGATCTTGAGGTCTCTCCTCATTTATCTCATGAGATCTTTCTCTTGCTTGTCATCTCTGGTTGAAGTATGTAGCTGAAATATGATTCTTTAGCTGACTACAAGCTAATATATTATCACATACTATCTTGCATCGATGCAAAGATTGCAAAAGGCGAAGATGGATTAGGATCTGAGTTGATAAACCATTTTGTATGTGTCTCAGTACACAGTCACTCCACATGGGAGAAATAAATTAAGATGGTCACCACGTTGCCACCACCATCAATATGATTTAAAGCCACCTTAACACCACTTTCCATGTCACATTGTGGTATAATAATCCCAATTGGATGTGACCTGCAAGTCAAAGCAGTCCAATTTTCAAGTTCATTTTCTTCATTTATTTTACCTAATTATAGTTATATTATTCTCTTCCTAATTTGCAATATTATTTCCTTCATTCTCTTATGGTTCGTATACTAGAAAACTAATATTAGCAGTCTATCATACCATCTAAGTTAATGGAGCGTGGGAATCTATGAATAGTAGATTGGTCACAGAAGGCAACCCCTCAATTCCTCATTTCATGTCTAGATTTTGTGAATATACGCTTACCATGTAAATTAGATTTATACGCGTAGAATATTGCTATTTTAAGAAACATGTGGCGTATTTACTTGCTATTGGTACGGGGAATATAAATTATGGTGATTGGCTGCCTTCACCTCGATTCGGCATAAGGTTTTCTTTTCTGGCGCTCTGACTGTTCTCTGACTCCTCGTTATTCCTCTAGTTTTGCTGCAGCAGAAGGATTTGGCTGGCTTTACGTGCAATCGGGTGAGTAAGCTTTGTTCTTCTATTTGTTCGCAAAAGTGGAACTTTTGGGTTGTGGGTTTAGTTGATTGCTGTTGGTTTTGTCGAAGTTGGTGTTAGCAAATTGATTTCTATGCCATATTTTGGGCAAAGGTGAGATTTTTATCTTTGGCTCATCTTTTATATTGACAGATGTCGTGGATGTGTTTCCTCTTGAAGGGGATTTCTGATTGCAGTTACCGGGGTGGGAGTTGGTCATCTGCAGATTCCCTTGTCTTCCACCTCTCTCGTGTTTCTTCCCTTTGCTGTAGAGTTTGGGGGGAAAAAAGAGTTCTTGTTTGCTGCTATTCTTGACTGAAATGAAGatgtttattctgttgagagtCGTAATATAAATCTTGACCTGATAAATAGGA of Musa acuminata AAA Group cultivar baxijiao chromosome BXJ1-7, Cavendish_Baxijiao_AAA, whole genome shotgun sequence contains these proteins:
- the LOC135679567 gene encoding WRKY transcription factor SUSIBA2-like: MSILCRVKINLKLKQLLVNYSRQNVQCKTHGCFSLIQVNLYHPSILEKSAEDGYNWRKYGHKHAKGSEYPRSYYKCTHPTCEMKEQMERSHDGLVTGIIYKGHHDHPKPQSSRRLAAGTMLSCHEEEKTDKLSSLMSVEDESTNAPDHTYHQIDPNSITESPSTGGGQSNDCDEVAVDGNLESKCRSLVLLCKH